In one window of Solanum pennellii chromosome 2, SPENNV200 DNA:
- the LOC107008682 gene encoding non-classical arabinogalactan protein 31, whose translation MDFVPTKSLGFILAFLLIASFTVLGQNDAGIVASELAPHSLVSSPPVEAPKPHKGGHHHHHKHHSQPPASHPSHSSPPAHSPSKLASPPAHSPSKSPSPPVKPPAHSPVKPPSPPAHPPVKPPSPLPVRKFVGVRGVVYCKACKYRGVDTLLGASPIQGAVVKLACNNTKYHLTSLGTTDKNGFFFIQPKWLTTAGYHKCKVFLAKSPKAECSVPTNFHNGQSGAMLIPAPPSPMTLSEPEVKLFNVGPFAFEPSKKLPCKTV comes from the exons ATGGATTTTGTTCCAACTAAGTCCCTTGGGTTTATTCTTGCATTTTTACTAATTGCTTCCTTCACTGTTCTTGGCCAAAATGATGCTGGCATTGTTGCTTCAGAATTAGCTCCTCATTCTCTTGTTAGCTCCCCACCTGTTGAAGCCCCTAAGCCTCATAAAGGTggccaccaccaccaccataagcACCACTCCCAACCCCCTGCTTCTCATCCCTCCCACTCATCTCCACCAGCACATTCTCCAAGTAAACTAGCATCTCCACCAGCACATTCACCTAGCAAATCACCTTCTCCTCCTGTGAAACCACCAGCTCATTCACCAGTTAAACCACCGTCTCCGCCAGCTCATCCACCGGTTAAACCACCGTCTCCTCTTCCGGTCAGAAAGTTTGTAGGTGTGAGAGGAGTTGTTTACTGCAAAGCTTGCAAGTATAGAGGAGTTGACACCCTCTTAGGAGCTTCTCCAATCCAag GAGCGGTAGTGAAGTTGGCATGTAACAACACAAAGTATCACTTAACAAGTCTAGGCACAACAGACAAGAATGGGTTCTTCTTCATTCAACCAAAATGGTTGACCACAGCAGGTTACCACAAGTGCAAGGTGTTCTTAGCAAAATCACCAAAAGCAGAATGCAGTGTTCCAACGAATTTTCACAATGGGCAAAGTGGAGCCATGTTGATCCCTGCACCTCCATCTCCAATGACATTATCAGAGCCAGAAGTAAAGCTGTTTAATGTGGGACCTTTTGCTTTTGAACCATCAAAGAAACTGCCCTGCAAAACTGTGTGA